One Serratia liquefaciens genomic window, CACCATCAGTTCGGAGTGCAGCGCCGAAACGCCGTTAACCTTGTGGCTCGCCACCACAGCCAGCCACGCCATACGCACACGACGACCATTGGTTTCATCAATGATCGACACCCGCGCCAGCAACTCATTGTCGCCCGGCGCCACTTCCTGCACCTGTTTGAGGAAGTGATCGTTAATCTCGAAAATCAGCTGCAGGTGACGCGGCAGGATCCGGCCAATCATGTCCAGCGGCCAGGTTTCCAGCGCTTCGCTCATCAACGTGTGGTTGGTGTAAGAAAACACCTGCTCGACCACCGCCCAGGCATCCAGCCAGCTGAACTTATGTTCGTCGATTAGCCGGTGCATCAGCTCAGGGATAGACAACACCGGGTGGGTATCATTGAGGTGAATAGCAATCTTGTCTGCCAGGTTGTCGAAGCTTTTATGCATCGTCCAATGGCGGTTGAGGATATCCTGCACCGTGGCCGATACCAGGAAATACTCCTGCCGCAGACGAAGCTCACGCCCTGAATACGTCGAGTCATCGGGATAGAGCACGCGTGATACGTTTTCCGAATGGTTTTTATCCTCAACCGCCGCAAAGTAATCGCCCTGATTGAATTTACCCAGGTTGATTTCATTACTGGCCTGCGCGCTCCACAGCCGCAGCGTATTGGTGGCGTCGGTATCAAAACCGGGGATCACCTGATCGTAAGCGGTGGCGATGATCTCTTCGGTTTCCACCCAACGCGCCTTGGCGCCTTCCTGCTGGATCCGTCCGCCAAAGCGCACCTTATAGCGGGTGTTATGACGCGGGAACTCCCACGGATTGCCGTATTCCAGCCAATAGTCCGGTGACTCCATCTGTTGGCCGTTAACGATATTCTGTTTGAACATGCCGTATTCGTAACGAATGCCGTAGCCCCGACCCGGCAGCGCCAGCGTCGCCAGCGAATCCAGGAAGCAGGCGGCCAATCGGCCCAGCCCGCCGTTGCCCAGCCCGGGATCGTTCTCCTCCTCCAGCAGTTCGCCCAGGCTCAGCCCCATCTCATTCAACGCGTCGTCGATATCCTGATAAATCCCCATCGACAGCAAGGCGTTGGACAGCGTCCGGCCAATCAGAAACTCCATCGACAGGTAATAAACCTGGCGCACATCCTGCGAAAGTTGCGCACGGTTAGAGCGTAACCAGCGCTCCACCATACGGTCGCGCACCGCAAACAGCACGGCGTTCAGCCAGTCATGCTGGTTGGCGATAGCCGGATCCTTGCCGACGATAAACATTAACTTATAGGCGATGGAGTGTTTCAGCGCTTCAACACTGACCGTGGGTGAGGTGTAACTAATCGGTGAAGTCATAGCTTTTCGATCCCCTGAAGGGGGCGCATATATTCGCCCGGAATAGATGCGCCCCACTGAACTCGGGCGCCGCATGTTGCGCCCCTACAACCTACAATAGCGGGTGTCGCTGCACGTCATGACGTCTACAACAAACGCTGATAAAGCGACAGGTATTCTTTTGCCGCGACCTGCCAGCCAAAATCCACGCTCATGGCGTGGCGCTGGACGTGACGCCAATGCTTCGGCCTGCTCCACAGCACCATGGCGCGCCGAATGGCGTTGCCCAGTGCGGTGGCGTCACAATCATCAAACACAAATCCGCTGGCGCTGCCGTCGGCCAGATTCTCCAACGCACAGTCCACCACCGTGTCCGCCAGCCCCCCGGTGCGGCGCACCAGCGGCAGCGTGCCGTATTTCAGGCCATAGAGTTGGGTCAGCCCACAGGGTTCAAAGCGGCTCGGCACCATGATCACATCGGCCCCGCCGATGATGCGGTGCGAGAAGGCTTCGTGGTAACCAATCTGTACGCCAACCTGCTCCGGATAGTCGGCGGCAGCGGCGAGGAACGCCTGTTGCAGCACCGCATCGCCGGCCCCCAGCAGCGCCAGTTGGCCCCCCTGCTCCAGCAGCGCCGGCAGGGCTTCCAGCACCAGATCCAGCCCTTTCTGGCTGGTCAGACGGCTCACTACCGCAAACACCGGCAGCGACTCGTCCACCTTCAGGCCCATGGCTTTTTGCAGGTGCAGCTTGTTCTTGACCTTGTTCTTCAGATCGTCAGCGTCGTAACGGGCGGTCAGACGCGGATCGTGGGACGGGTCCCAAATTTTGTCATCTACGCCGTTAAGAATGCCGCTCAAGCGCCCCTGATGCTGGCGTTCCTGCAGCAGCCCCTCCATGCCATAGCCGAACTCCGGCCGGGTGATTTCCCGTGCGTAGGTCGGGCTGACGGCGGTGATATGGTCGGCGTAGTACAAACCCGCCTTCAGGAATGACATCTGGCCGTAAAACTCCAGGCCATAGACGTTGTAGAACGAAGGCGGTAACCACAGCTCTGCCACGTGATGGGCGGAGAATAGCCCCTGATAGGCCAGGTTGTGCACGGTGAAAATAGATCGCGCCGGATGGCCATTGGCGGCCAGATAGGCGCAAGCCAGCCCCGCATGCCAGTCATGGGCATGCACTACCTGCGGACGCCAGTACCGATCCAACCCCTTGGCCAGCTCGCAGGCCATCCAGCCCAGCAGGGCAAAGCGCCGGTGGTTGTCGGAATAGGCATTCATTGATTGGTCGTGATACGGGCTGCCCGGCCGCTCGTACAGCCAGGGGGCATCAATCAGGTAAATGCCCACGCCGTGGTAGGTGCCGTAACGCAAGCCGACCCGGCCGGCAAAAGAATCGATTTCTGCCACCAGCACGGAATCCGGTATGCCGTTGCGCACGTCAGGAAAAGCGGGCAATAACACCCGAACATCGCCGCCCTCGGCGATCTGAGCCGCGGGTAATGCGCCAACCACGTCTGCGAGCCCCCCGGTTTTCAACAGGGGGAACATTTCAGAACATACGTGTAAAACCTGCATTATCACTCCTGAGAATCGGCAAAATTACTCTGGAAAAGCAGGCTTGCCGCTGTTGTTAACCCCGCGTTGTGCAAGCCATCAGTCCGTTTATATGGCGGCAGGCTATCGTTCTGCCGACTACCTTAACTCACAACTTTGACAACATTTCGCGCGTCACCAGCACAATGCCACCTTCCGAGCGATAAAAGCGTTTGCTGTCCTCGTCGGCGTTTTCGCCAATCACCATCCCCTCGGGAATATGACAGGCACGGTCGATAATGCAGCGCCGCAGACGGCAAGAACGGCCGACGTTAACGTCCGGCAGCAATACGGTAGAGTCGATGGTGCAGAACGAGTTCACCCGCACCCGCGGGAATAGCACCGAATGCACCACCACCGAACCGGAGACGATGCAACCGCCGGACACCAGCGAGTTCATGGTCATGCCGTGGCTGCCGGAGCGATCCTGCACAAACTTGGCCGGCGGCAGCGGTTCCATGTGGGTGCGGATCGGCCAGGCGCGGTCATACATATCCAGCTCCGGCGTTACCGAAGCCAGATCGAGGTTGGCGCGCCAGTAGGCCTCCAGCGTACCCACATCGCGCCAATACGGTGGCAGATCGGGGTTGGAGGTCACGCAGGACAGCGTGAACGGGTGCGCCCAAGCCGCTTTCTGGGCAGTGATTTTCGGGATCAGATCCTTACCGAAATCGTGGGTGGAGCCCGGCGTCGACATGTCCTCCTCCAGCAGTTGGAACAGGTAGTCGGCGTTAAAGATGTAGATCCCCATGCTGGCCAGCGACATATCCGGATTGCCCGGCATCGGCGGCGGGTTGCTGGGCTTTTCCAGGAATTCGAGGATCAGATCGTTTTCGTCCACTTCCATCACGCCGAACTCGCTGGCTTCCTCACGGGGTACCGGCAAGCAGGCGACGGTGCATTGCGCGCCCTTTTCCACGTGGTCGATCAGCATGCGCGAGTAATCCATCTTGTAGATGTGATCGCCCGCCAGGATCACCACATATTCGGCGTCGTAACGGCGAATGATATCCAGGTTCTGGTACACCGCATCCGCCGTGCCCTTGTACCAGTGCTCGGTACTGAGGCGTTGCTGGGCCGGCAACAGGTCAACAAACTCGTTCATCTCTTCGTTGAGGAACGACCAACCGCGCTGGATATGCTGCACCAGAGTATGGGACTGGTATTGGGTGATCACGCCGATGCGGCGGATCCCCGAGTTCAGACAGTTCGACAGGGCAAAATCGATAATGCGGAATTTACCGCCAAAGTGGACGGCCGGCTTGGCCCGGGTTGAGGTTAAATCTTTCAAACGCGAACCGCGGCCACCGGCCAGGATCAGGGCGACGGACTTAATCGGCAGTTGGCGTGCCAACATCAGGGGGTCTTTATTTTCAAACCTAACCATAGCTGACTCCTTTTATTTTTTCTTTACCAGCACGCAAATCGAGTGCGCAGCCTGGTGCCAGGCGGGTAAAATCGCCCGCGAATCTTCCTGAGTAAAGGGGGCGACAAGCTGCCAATCGCCGACGGGCAACGTCATCTCCACCGCCTGCTGCGTGGCATTCACCACCACCAGCCAACGTTGCGACAGACAGATCTGCAACCGCAGTTCACCCTGCTCCCACTCTTGCGCGTCGAGGGGTTGCCCCTGCGCGTTCAGCCACTGCACGCTGCCGTCACCCTCCTGCCACCAGCGGTCTTGCTGCAAGGCAGGGATTTGTTGGCGCAAACGGATCAGTGCGGCGGTGTAATCGGTGAGAGCGTCATCTGCCGTGGCCCAATCGAGCCAGGTGATAGCGTTGTCCTGACAATAGGCATTGTTGTTGCCCTGCTGGCTGTGTCCATGCTCGTCGCCGGCCAGCAGCATCGGCGTCCCCTGGGACAGCAACAACGTAGCGAGCAGCACTCGCCGGCTGGCCCTGCGGCGTTGCAAAATGGCATCGTCGGCAATCGGGCCTTCAACACCGTGGTTATTGCTAAAGTTACGGTCGCTGCCGTCACGGTTACCTTCACCGTTCAGTTGGTTGTGCTTGCGGTTAAAACTGACCAAGTCCTGCAGGGTGAATCCGTCATGAGCGGTCAGCATGTTGATGCTGGCGTACGGCGCACGCCCGCGTTGGTTAAACCAATCGCTGGAAGCGGCGAAACGTTGGGCGAACTGGCCCAGCGATACGCCGTCCTGCAGCCAGAAACGACGGATATCGTCCCGATAATGGTCGTTCCACTCGGCGAATCGCCCAGGGAACTCACCCACCTGATAACCGCCGGGGCCAATATCCCACGGCTCGGCAATCAGCTTGCAGCGCGACAGCAGGTCGTCTGCCAGCATCGCCTGGAAAAGCGGCGCATCGCGGTCGAACGCGGGCGTACGGCCGAGCACGCTGCCCAGATCGAAGCGAAAGCCGTCAACATGGCACTCGCCAACCCAAAAACGCAAACAGTCCATCACCCAGGCGACACCCTGTGGTTGATCCAACCGCAGGGTGTTGCCGCAGCCGGTATCGTTCACATAATCACCGTCGGGGGTAAGCCAGTAATAGCCTGGGTTATCGATACCGCGCAGCGACAGCGTCGGGCCGTCGGTATCCAGCTCGGCGCTGTGGTTGAACACCACGTCGAGGATCACTTCAATGCTGGCTTTATGCAGCGCCTTCACCGCATCGCGAAACTCGCGCAGCGGCGTCGTATCCGTGCGCAGGCTGGAATAACGGTTATCCGGCGCATAGGGCGCCAGCACGTTATAGCCCCAGTAATTAATCAATCCGAGCCGCTGCAGACGCGGTTCAGAACTGTGCTGCTGCACCGGCAACAACTCCAGCGCAGTGATGCCGAGCCGCTTGAAATAGGCGATCATCACCGGATGGCCGAGCGCGGCGAAGCTGCCGCGCAGCACCGGCGGGATCTCCGGGTGCTGCAAGGTCAGGCCGCGGACATGCGCTTCGTAGATCACCGTTTTGCCCCAGGGCGTAGCCGGCGGGCGGTCATCCTGCCAATCATAGGCTTCATCAATCACCACGCACTTGGGCATCAGTTCGGCGCTGTCATGCTGATCCGGCCGGTCATAGCCGCCATGCAGGTAAGGGTCATCCGCCACCGGTCCCTCCACCGCACGCGCAGCGGGATCCAACAGCAGTTTGTTGGGGTTAAAACGCAGCCCCCGAGCAGGATCAAACGGACCATGCACGCGGAAACCGTAACGCTGCCCCGGTTTACCGCCCGGCAAGTAGCCGTGCCAGATATCACCGCTGCGCGCCGTCAACGGCAGCCGAACTTCCTGCTGCTGTTCGTCAAACAGGCACAGCTCCACCCCCGTGGCTCGGGCGGAATACAGGCTAAAGTTGATGCCGTTACCGTCATAGTGCGCCCCGAGAGGCGCGGCGATGCCGGGCGTCAGCTCAGTCATTGCGCCTCCCGCAACAGGTAGATGGTCGCCAATGGCGGTACGGTCACGCTAATCGAATGCTCGCGGCCGTGGTTGCCTATCGGTTCGGACACTACGCGGCCCTGATTGCCGGTATTGCTGCCGTGATAATGATGTGAGTCGGTATTGAGGATTTCCCGGTATTCGCCGGCGCGGGAAATGCCGATGCGATAATGGTGGCGCGGCACCGGGGTGAAATTGCTGACGGCGATCAGCTCATTCCCTTGGGAGTCGTAACGGGCAAAGGCAAAGACCGAGTTGTCGTGGTCGTCCACCACCAACCACTCAAAGCCGTCAGGGCGGTAGTCGCGTTCATACAACGGCGCCTGCTGTTGATAGCAATGGTTGAGATCGCGTACCAGCCGCTGTACGCCGTGGTGCCAGCCGTCCAGCCCTTCCAGCAGGTGCCAGTCGAGGCTGCTGTCGAAGTTCCATTCGCGCCCTTGGGCAAACTCGCAGCCCATAAACAGCAGCTTCTTGCCCGGATGCGCCCACATAAAGCCGTAGTAGGCACGCAGGTTGGCGAACTTCTGCCAGGCATCGCCGGGCATGCGGTCGAGCACCGATTTTTTGCCGTGCACCACTTCGTCATGGGAAATCGGCAGCACAAAGTTCTCGGTGTAGGCGTACAGCATGCCGAAAGTCATCTGATTGTGATGATATTTACGGTGCACCGGATCACATTGCATGTAGTTAAGCGTGTCGTGCATCCACCCCAGGTTCCATTTGTAGTGGAACCCCAGGCCGTTGGATTCCGGCGGCAGCGTCACCCCAGGGTAATCGGTAGACTCTTCCGCCAGCGTCACTGCGCCGGGGCGCTCCTTGCCGACGGTCTGGTTGGTGTAACGCAGGAAGGCGATGGCCTCCAGATTCTCATTGCCGCCGTAGTAATTCGGCACCCATTCGCCGTCGGCGCGGCTGTAGTCACGGTAGATCATCGAGGCTACCGCATCGACGCGCAGCGCATCTATACCGTAACGTTCCAGCCAGTAAAGGGCATTGCCCGCCAGATAATTACGCACCTCATTGCGGCCATAGTTATAGATCAGGGTATTCCAGTCCTGATGGAAACCTTCGCGCGGATCGGCATATTCATACAGCGCGGTGCCGTCGAAGTTCGCCAGGCCATAGGCGTCGCTGGGAAAATGCCCCGGCACCCAGTCGAGGATCACATTGATACCGGCCCGGTGCGCCGCAGCCACGAACGCCTTAAAATCGGCCGGAGTGCCGAAACGTCGGGTCGGGGCATACAGCCCTAGCGGCTGATAACCCCAACTGCCGTCAAACGGGTGCTCGTTAATCGGCAGCAGCTCGATATGGGTGAATCCCATATCCTTGACGTAATCAATCAGCTGCACGGCCAATTCGCCATAGCTGAGCCAGAAATTATCGTCGGTGTGGCGGCGCCAAGAGCCAAGATGCACTTCGTAGATAGAAATCGGGCGGTCAAAATCATTGGCCCGCTGACGTTGCGGGGTGTTTTCTACCACCTCAGGCAACGGAGTGACCAACGACGCGGTGTCCGGCCGCATCTGCGCTTCGAATGCGTAAGGATCGGCTTTGAGTTGGGTATTGCCGTAGCAGTCGATGATTTCATATTTGTACAACTGCCCGGCCTTCACTCCCGGTAGAAACAGCTCCCAAATGCCGTTTTCACGGCGCAGGCGCATCGGATGGCGGCGTCCATCCCAAAAGTTGAACTCCCCCACCACCGAGACTCGCTGGGCGTTGGGTGCCCAGACGGCAAAAGTGACGCCTTCGACGTCATCGAGCGTGGCGAGATGAGCGCCCAACCGCTCATAAGGACGCAAATGGGTACCTTCAGCCAACAGCCAACTGTCGATATCCTGCAGCAGGGTGCCGAAACGGTAGGGATCGTCGACGATCTGTTGGTGATCGTGCCAGCGCACATCAAACTGATAGCGGAACGGGGTTTTACGGCGCGGCACCGTGGCGCTGAAAAAACCGCGTACATCATCGCAGTTCAACTGCACCAGTCGGCGACCGGTTTGCTGCTCCCGCAGCCAGACTTCGCTGGCGTCAGGCAGCAGCGCACGCACCTGCAGGCCGTTATCGACCGCATGCATGCCAAGCAGGGAAAAAGGATCGGCAGAGTTGCCGGAGAAAAGCTGATCAATCACGTCACGATCGGGAAGTACAGGCATAGTCTTCTTCCTAAGATTAAGAGCATGATTTATAAGAGGCCACGCAGCCCATCGCCTTTCAGGTTACAGCGGCGTTGGCTGTACCTTGAGATCCGCAGGGCGTAACGCTTAATCCATAGCCGTTTTGGTTATCATGCAATTCATTCGGTGTCTAAAGCGTGATTGCGGTCGGTTATTGATCAATTCTCACCTTCCCGACCCGAATTCCGCTCTTTATGCTTATTTTTAGCGCTGGTGAAAGTTTATTCGCCAGTGCTTTAAGCATAGCTAATGTCGGTTAAAAACATTGCCGCATTACCAGGAAAAAGCTTCATTAAGAAAACTGCCAGCCTGACAGCGTCTTTGCGCTGCTGCCCGCATGGAGGAATGCCGATGACTTGTGCTCTTTCTCCCCTTTGCAGCGACTTAGTCCATAGCGCGCCGAAACGGAGAAAAAGGAAGAAAATAAGGCTTTTGAGGGCTGAAAGAGCTCAGCCCTCGAGAAGTACAGTTCAGGTTACAGCAGGATACGCAGCATGCGGCGCAGCGGTTCAGCCGCACCCCACAGCAATTGGTCACCCACGGTGAACGCAGACAGGTATTCCGGCCCCATATTCAGCTTGCGCAGGCGACCGACTGGCGTATTCAGCGTCCCGGTGACCGCGGCCGGCGTCAGTTCACGCATGGTCAGTTCACGATCGTTCGGGATCACCCGCACCCAATCATTGTGGGTCGCCAGCATCTGTTCGATTTCCGGCAGTGAAACGTCTTTTTTCAGCTTCAGGGTGAATGCCTGGCTATGGCAACGCAACGCGCCAACGCGCACGCACAGGCCATCAACCGGGATCACGCTGCTGCTGTTTAGGATTTTGTTGGTTTCCGCCTGGCCTTTCCACTCTTCGCGGCTCTGGCCGTTATCGAGCTGCTTGTCGATCCACGGGATCAGGCTGCCGGCCAGCGGCACGCCAAAGTTATCGGTTGGCAATTTGCCGCTGCGGGTGGCCGCAGTGACTTTGCGTTCGATGTCCAAAATCGCCGATGCCGGATCCTGCAGCTCTTTCGCCACGTCGGCGTGCAGCATGCCCATTTGGGTCAGCAGTTCGCGCATATGGCGCGCACCGCCGCCGGAAGCGGCCTGATAGGTCGCGACGGACGCCCACTCGACGAGGTTGTTGGCGAACAGGCCGCCCAGCGACATCAGCATCAGGCTGACGGTGCAGTTACCGCCGACAAAGGTCTTGATGCCTTTGTCCAGGCCCTGCTGGATCACGTCGCGGTTGACCGGATCCAGAATGATAATCGCGTCGTCCTGCATGCGCAGAGAAGAAGCCGCATCAATCCAGTAGCCTTGCCAACCGGTTTCACGCAGCTTCGGGTAAATTTCGTTGGTATAATCGCCGCCCTGGCAGGTAATAATGATGTCGAGCGCGCTCAGCGCATCAACATCGTAAGCATCTTGCAGCGTGCCCTGCTGGCCGCCGAATGCCGGCGCCGCAGAACCGTGCTGCGAAGTGGAGAAAAAGACCGGGCGAATGGCGTCGAAATCGCGCTCTTCCGTCATGCGTTGCATGAGTACGGAGCCGACCATTCCGCGCCAACCGATGAAACCAACGTTTTTCATATGACTGTCCTGCCTTGGAGGATGACTGCTATAAGTTGTGTGCACTATCTCTCCACCTTACAAAATGTCAGCGCAGGCGCAAAGTGAATTTATTCGATAGCTGAACGATT contains:
- the glgP gene encoding glycogen phosphorylase, which gives rise to MTSPISYTSPTVSVEALKHSIAYKLMFIVGKDPAIANQHDWLNAVLFAVRDRMVERWLRSNRAQLSQDVRQVYYLSMEFLIGRTLSNALLSMGIYQDIDDALNEMGLSLGELLEEENDPGLGNGGLGRLAACFLDSLATLALPGRGYGIRYEYGMFKQNIVNGQQMESPDYWLEYGNPWEFPRHNTRYKVRFGGRIQQEGAKARWVETEEIIATAYDQVIPGFDTDATNTLRLWSAQASNEINLGKFNQGDYFAAVEDKNHSENVSRVLYPDDSTYSGRELRLRQEYFLVSATVQDILNRHWTMHKSFDNLADKIAIHLNDTHPVLSIPELMHRLIDEHKFSWLDAWAVVEQVFSYTNHTLMSEALETWPLDMIGRILPRHLQLIFEINDHFLKQVQEVAPGDNELLARVSIIDETNGRRVRMAWLAVVASHKVNGVSALHSELMVQSLFADFARIFPNRFCNKTNGVTPRRWLGLANRPLSDVLDDSIGQTWRTDLSQLSEIKANIDYPSFLKAVQSAKRQNKERLATYIAKTLNVVVNPDALFDVQIKRIHEYKRQLLNVLHVITLYNRLLQDPETERVPRVVIFAGKAASAYYAAKQIIRLINDVAKVINNDPRVHTQLKVVFIPNYSVSLAQMIIPAADLSEQISLAGTEASGTSNMKFALNGALTIGTLDGANVEMLEHVGAENIFIFGNTAEQVEELRRNGYNPHLYYEQDPELHQALTQIATGVYSPEEPKRYSNLFDSLVNLGDHYQLLADYRSYVDTQDKVDEVYRNQDDWTRRAVLNIANMGYFSSDRTIQEYADEIWHIKPIKL
- the glgA gene encoding glycogen synthase GlgA, with protein sequence MQVLHVCSEMFPLLKTGGLADVVGALPAAQIAEGGDVRVLLPAFPDVRNGIPDSVLVAEIDSFAGRVGLRYGTYHGVGIYLIDAPWLYERPGSPYHDQSMNAYSDNHRRFALLGWMACELAKGLDRYWRPQVVHAHDWHAGLACAYLAANGHPARSIFTVHNLAYQGLFSAHHVAELWLPPSFYNVYGLEFYGQMSFLKAGLYYADHITAVSPTYAREITRPEFGYGMEGLLQERQHQGRLSGILNGVDDKIWDPSHDPRLTARYDADDLKNKVKNKLHLQKAMGLKVDESLPVFAVVSRLTSQKGLDLVLEALPALLEQGGQLALLGAGDAVLQQAFLAAAADYPEQVGVQIGYHEAFSHRIIGGADVIMVPSRFEPCGLTQLYGLKYGTLPLVRRTGGLADTVVDCALENLADGSASGFVFDDCDATALGNAIRRAMVLWSRPKHWRHVQRHAMSVDFGWQVAAKEYLSLYQRLL
- the glgC gene encoding glucose-1-phosphate adenylyltransferase; translation: MVRFENKDPLMLARQLPIKSVALILAGGRGSRLKDLTSTRAKPAVHFGGKFRIIDFALSNCLNSGIRRIGVITQYQSHTLVQHIQRGWSFLNEEMNEFVDLLPAQQRLSTEHWYKGTADAVYQNLDIIRRYDAEYVVILAGDHIYKMDYSRMLIDHVEKGAQCTVACLPVPREEASEFGVMEVDENDLILEFLEKPSNPPPMPGNPDMSLASMGIYIFNADYLFQLLEEDMSTPGSTHDFGKDLIPKITAQKAAWAHPFTLSCVTSNPDLPPYWRDVGTLEAYWRANLDLASVTPELDMYDRAWPIRTHMEPLPPAKFVQDRSGSHGMTMNSLVSGGCIVSGSVVVHSVLFPRVRVNSFCTIDSTVLLPDVNVGRSCRLRRCIIDRACHIPEGMVIGENADEDSKRFYRSEGGIVLVTREMLSKL
- the glgX gene encoding glycogen debranching protein GlgX, encoding MTELTPGIAAPLGAHYDGNGINFSLYSARATGVELCLFDEQQQEVRLPLTARSGDIWHGYLPGGKPGQRYGFRVHGPFDPARGLRFNPNKLLLDPAARAVEGPVADDPYLHGGYDRPDQHDSAELMPKCVVIDEAYDWQDDRPPATPWGKTVIYEAHVRGLTLQHPEIPPVLRGSFAALGHPVMIAYFKRLGITALELLPVQQHSSEPRLQRLGLINYWGYNVLAPYAPDNRYSSLRTDTTPLREFRDAVKALHKASIEVILDVVFNHSAELDTDGPTLSLRGIDNPGYYWLTPDGDYVNDTGCGNTLRLDQPQGVAWVMDCLRFWVGECHVDGFRFDLGSVLGRTPAFDRDAPLFQAMLADDLLSRCKLIAEPWDIGPGGYQVGEFPGRFAEWNDHYRDDIRRFWLQDGVSLGQFAQRFAASSDWFNQRGRAPYASINMLTAHDGFTLQDLVSFNRKHNQLNGEGNRDGSDRNFSNNHGVEGPIADDAILQRRRASRRVLLATLLLSQGTPMLLAGDEHGHSQQGNNNAYCQDNAITWLDWATADDALTDYTAALIRLRQQIPALQQDRWWQEGDGSVQWLNAQGQPLDAQEWEQGELRLQICLSQRWLVVVNATQQAVEMTLPVGDWQLVAPFTQEDSRAILPAWHQAAHSICVLVKKK
- the glgB gene encoding 1,4-alpha-glucan branching protein GlgB produces the protein MPVLPDRDVIDQLFSGNSADPFSLLGMHAVDNGLQVRALLPDASEVWLREQQTGRRLVQLNCDDVRGFFSATVPRRKTPFRYQFDVRWHDHQQIVDDPYRFGTLLQDIDSWLLAEGTHLRPYERLGAHLATLDDVEGVTFAVWAPNAQRVSVVGEFNFWDGRRHPMRLRRENGIWELFLPGVKAGQLYKYEIIDCYGNTQLKADPYAFEAQMRPDTASLVTPLPEVVENTPQRQRANDFDRPISIYEVHLGSWRRHTDDNFWLSYGELAVQLIDYVKDMGFTHIELLPINEHPFDGSWGYQPLGLYAPTRRFGTPADFKAFVAAAHRAGINVILDWVPGHFPSDAYGLANFDGTALYEYADPREGFHQDWNTLIYNYGRNEVRNYLAGNALYWLERYGIDALRVDAVASMIYRDYSRADGEWVPNYYGGNENLEAIAFLRYTNQTVGKERPGAVTLAEESTDYPGVTLPPESNGLGFHYKWNLGWMHDTLNYMQCDPVHRKYHHNQMTFGMLYAYTENFVLPISHDEVVHGKKSVLDRMPGDAWQKFANLRAYYGFMWAHPGKKLLFMGCEFAQGREWNFDSSLDWHLLEGLDGWHHGVQRLVRDLNHCYQQQAPLYERDYRPDGFEWLVVDDHDNSVFAFARYDSQGNELIAVSNFTPVPRHHYRIGISRAGEYREILNTDSHHYHGSNTGNQGRVVSEPIGNHGREHSISVTVPPLATIYLLREAQ
- the asd gene encoding aspartate-semialdehyde dehydrogenase encodes the protein MKNVGFIGWRGMVGSVLMQRMTEERDFDAIRPVFFSTSQHGSAAPAFGGQQGTLQDAYDVDALSALDIIITCQGGDYTNEIYPKLRETGWQGYWIDAASSLRMQDDAIIILDPVNRDVIQQGLDKGIKTFVGGNCTVSLMLMSLGGLFANNLVEWASVATYQAASGGGARHMRELLTQMGMLHADVAKELQDPASAILDIERKVTAATRSGKLPTDNFGVPLAGSLIPWIDKQLDNGQSREEWKGQAETNKILNSSSVIPVDGLCVRVGALRCHSQAFTLKLKKDVSLPEIEQMLATHNDWVRVIPNDRELTMRELTPAAVTGTLNTPVGRLRKLNMGPEYLSAFTVGDQLLWGAAEPLRRMLRILL